The Candidatus Hydrogenedentota bacterium genome has a segment encoding these proteins:
- a CDS encoding class I SAM-dependent methyltransferase, giving the protein MGLLSNTIKRQRLRMVAPYIRGDVLDVGCGPALILETCRAHITSYTGIEHTDARVAALRRQCPGHTFLVRDLDTDPLAGCGQFDVILLVAVIEHVYNQKHLLQQLAPLLKPEGRLVITTPTPFGNDVVHRIGAALGLFSKDAAHGHVVIYNKRRLALLAREFGLTLEHYRRFQWGCNQLAVLRRA; this is encoded by the coding sequence ATGGGACTGCTTTCGAACACGATAAAACGGCAGCGCCTGCGCATGGTCGCGCCCTATATTCGCGGCGACGTGCTCGACGTGGGCTGTGGCCCCGCCCTCATACTCGAGACGTGCCGCGCCCACATCACGTCTTACACGGGGATCGAACATACGGACGCCCGCGTCGCGGCATTGCGGCGGCAATGTCCAGGCCACACCTTCCTCGTCCGTGACCTCGACACGGACCCGCTTGCGGGGTGCGGTCAATTCGATGTGATTCTGCTCGTCGCCGTCATCGAGCACGTTTACAACCAGAAGCACCTGCTGCAGCAGCTGGCGCCCCTGCTCAAGCCCGAGGGACGGCTGGTCATCACGACGCCCACGCCGTTTGGCAACGACGTGGTCCATCGCATCGGCGCCGCGCTCGGCCTGTTCAGCAAGGACGCCGCCCACGGCCATGTGGTGATTTACAACAAGCGCAGGCTGGCGTTGCTGGCCCGTGAATTCGGGCTGACGCTCGAGCATTACCGCAGATTTCAATGGGGCTGCAATCAATTGGCGGTGTTGCGGAGGGCATGA
- a CDS encoding trypsin-like peptidase domain-containing protein — protein sequence MSTFRGISRRGAGVLAAAMLLHACATLGGGYSGAVLQAKDKVAPALVHIRPVKEVFLRGQREEILIVGSGFIISPDGYVVTNEHVAGEAKFVKCVLNDKNEVEAEVVGVDPYTDIALLKLNVGHPLPYVRLGDSDRLEAGQPVLAFGSPHGLARSVSLGIVSVTDRYLEESELGAEPYHNWIQTDAAINPGNSGGPLVNLNGEVVGINAKVLRGAENVGFAIPISVAKAVIAQLKEHQCVRRAWLGLSLQEMLATTDDPAQRGVVIADVDPLGPAEEAGVRPGDVLTAINGAPVHARFAEDLPALRQQIAALPVGESAQLTLQRGGESVSIGVVTEERSALKGEEVAFAEWGFTAVALTPAVARRAGLDASKGVLVSGTQPGSIARNAGLNDGDIILELDKQEVSSLAQFQEGYQARVASRQPLVLLFVKRGALTRFVLVEQDRDAGAAPQPPEAITETE from the coding sequence GTGAGCACCTTTCGCGGAATATCGCGGCGTGGCGCGGGCGTGTTGGCCGCGGCGATGCTGCTTCATGCGTGCGCCACCCTGGGCGGCGGGTATTCGGGCGCCGTGTTGCAGGCGAAGGACAAGGTTGCCCCCGCGCTCGTGCACATTCGCCCGGTCAAGGAAGTCTTTCTGCGCGGCCAGCGCGAGGAAATCCTCATAGTCGGCAGCGGTTTCATTATTTCACCCGACGGCTACGTAGTCACGAATGAACACGTGGCGGGCGAGGCGAAATTCGTGAAATGCGTGCTCAACGACAAGAACGAAGTGGAGGCGGAGGTGGTGGGCGTGGACCCGTACACCGATATCGCCTTGCTCAAGCTGAATGTGGGACATCCCCTGCCCTATGTGCGGCTGGGCGATTCAGACAGGCTCGAGGCCGGCCAACCCGTATTGGCCTTCGGCAGTCCGCACGGTCTCGCGCGATCGGTCTCGCTCGGAATCGTCAGCGTCACGGACCGCTATCTCGAAGAATCCGAGCTCGGGGCCGAACCCTATCACAACTGGATCCAGACGGACGCGGCGATCAATCCGGGCAATAGCGGCGGGCCGCTGGTGAACTTGAACGGCGAAGTTGTCGGCATCAACGCAAAGGTCTTGCGCGGGGCCGAAAACGTGGGTTTTGCAATCCCAATCTCCGTGGCGAAAGCGGTCATCGCGCAACTCAAGGAACACCAGTGCGTGCGCCGCGCCTGGCTCGGCCTGTCCCTGCAGGAAATGCTCGCGACCACGGACGACCCCGCGCAGCGCGGCGTTGTCATTGCCGACGTCGACCCGCTCGGCCCCGCCGAGGAAGCGGGCGTGCGGCCGGGCGACGTGTTGACCGCGATCAACGGCGCACCCGTTCATGCCCGGTTCGCGGAGGACCTGCCCGCGTTGCGCCAGCAGATCGCCGCTCTGCCGGTCGGCGAATCGGCGCAGCTTACGCTGCAACGGGGCGGCGAATCCGTTTCCATCGGCGTCGTGACGGAAGAGCGCAGCGCCCTCAAGGGCGAAGAAGTCGCATTCGCGGAATGGGGATTCACGGCGGTCGCGCTGACGCCCGCGGTAGCGCGCCGGGCCGGACTCGACGCGAGCAAGGGCGTGCTCGTCTCGGGCACGCAGCCCGGCAGCATCGCGCGCAACGCCGGCTTGAACGACGGCGACATCATTCTCGAGTTGGACAAGCAGGAGGTCTCCTCGCTGGCGCAGTTCCAGGAGGGATACCAGGCGCGGGTCGCGTCGCGGCAGCCCTTGGTACTCCTGTTCGTGAAGCGCGGCGCGCTCACCCGCTTCGTATTGGTCGAACAGGACCGGGACGCGGGAGCGGCGCCGCAACCGCCAGAAGCAATCACGGAGACGGAATAG
- a CDS encoding PDZ domain-containing protein: MKRHAKYAHKPSRARTAPVCMLLLLSAFAARPQPDGFVQPALEEFYARLTPAIGIVRYAVEVTNPNTGEITKRDNLALALVVSPDGLVMTHGHMVLENAQPFNIRVTLGRGDSEQEYEAVLLKKPDDVNVAFLRLKSARALNLPHVRFARGVSLALAQPVALFGLLGEPFDYARCLIETRIGAILDKPRTTYCLDDAVRYGFVGAPVVDTAGRVVGVVGFDLNRAEGGDLYVRSGHPLVYQTDLFQRYLDHPPSETEIETAEEHAWFGVFTQPLTDRFAEYWNLPASGGLIISTVVPGSPAAQSGLRAGDVIVEFDGTPIRAKLDREVLGFTKLVREAGAGRELPVKVLRDGQPLELKTVLGTRPRSAQEAGEYEDPHFGLTVRELTTDVRIALNLPENVEGVIVRRVKSGSIAQLAKMRPGVVILRFGGHLITNLADFQAAVEKAAAEKPPEVVVFGRLGPATGFFRLEPRWEER; the protein is encoded by the coding sequence ATGAAGCGGCACGCGAAATACGCCCACAAACCGTCCCGCGCGCGTACGGCCCCCGTGTGCATGCTGCTCCTGTTATCCGCGTTTGCGGCGCGGCCTCAACCGGACGGATTTGTCCAGCCGGCGTTGGAAGAGTTCTACGCCCGGCTCACCCCCGCCATCGGGATCGTGCGTTACGCGGTCGAGGTCACCAACCCCAATACGGGGGAGATTACGAAACGCGACAACCTCGCGCTGGCGCTCGTTGTGTCTCCCGATGGCCTGGTCATGACCCACGGCCACATGGTCCTTGAGAATGCGCAGCCGTTCAACATCAGGGTCACCCTCGGCCGGGGCGATAGCGAACAGGAGTACGAGGCCGTGCTCCTCAAGAAGCCCGACGATGTCAACGTCGCATTCCTGCGGCTCAAGTCCGCCCGGGCTCTCAACCTCCCGCATGTCAGGTTCGCGCGGGGCGTCTCGCTCGCGCTGGCGCAGCCCGTGGCACTGTTCGGCCTGCTTGGCGAGCCGTTCGATTACGCCCGGTGCCTCATCGAGACGCGCATCGGCGCAATCCTGGACAAACCGCGCACCACCTACTGCCTGGACGATGCCGTCCGTTATGGTTTCGTCGGGGCGCCCGTAGTGGACACGGCGGGCCGCGTCGTGGGCGTCGTCGGGTTCGACCTGAATCGCGCCGAGGGCGGCGACCTTTACGTGCGCAGCGGTCACCCGCTTGTGTACCAGACGGACCTGTTCCAGCGATATCTCGACCACCCGCCGAGTGAAACGGAAATCGAAACCGCCGAGGAACATGCCTGGTTCGGCGTATTCACGCAGCCGCTGACCGACCGGTTTGCCGAATACTGGAACTTGCCGGCCAGCGGCGGACTCATTATCAGCACGGTGGTCCCGGGATCGCCCGCGGCACAGTCGGGGCTGCGCGCAGGCGATGTCATCGTGGAATTCGACGGCACGCCGATCCGGGCGAAGCTTGACCGCGAGGTCCTCGGTTTCACGAAACTCGTGCGCGAGGCCGGGGCGGGACGCGAGCTCCCGGTGAAGGTCCTGCGCGACGGGCAGCCGCTCGAGCTCAAGACGGTGCTCGGAACGCGGCCCCGCAGCGCTCAGGAAGCGGGCGAATATGAGGATCCCCACTTCGGGCTCACCGTCCGCGAATTGACAACCGACGTGCGCATCGCGCTGAACCTCCCGGAAAACGTCGAAGGGGTCATCGTTCGCCGCGTGAAATCGGGCAGCATTGCCCAGCTGGCCAAAATGCGGCCCGGCGTCGTCATCCTCCGTTTCGGAGGCCACCTGATAACGAACTTGGCGGATTTCCAGGCCGCCGTCGAGAAAGCGGCGGCGGAAAAACCCCCGGAGGTGGTGGTT